Proteins from one Mesotoga infera genomic window:
- a CDS encoding FtsX-like permease family protein, whose amino-acid sequence MRILVYILVVALGVAASIILGSIFLSFGETRNRITAVNENWITIQYLSNNGRDSRLDEVIEKTLSETFGFSDAIKVDIAYLSYNLFGSARANFPVYGIKQTDIPRLLRESDTQIVQGTVFEKGSRDIMVSDSFLKADGLEVGQIYEETLEVSTPGQYSIVASLKGPSIFGLGSAGISSGGGTYGYMVFAREGFLMAVENELKNTLAEYMPSITVNGPASSIDRIREQYTGYYSGVFFVDLVIALVFTVGLAMLNSVSLRERRKEYGVMSAVGYKSGSLRTRLFIESSIQAALGWIAGFLVGLWAIKVLEKRFFEPAGLFLRNDPIGSLYTLIIPLAVVLLTQFLITGHLKRDLINLLRSASMERGIFRSRFRDIRTGWLRYPLRTGAYTPLFVNVIVFVALIFFFGSLLSGLSDGIRDSGAFYENRTYVRMRTGTEFPTDIASLSEVKTFSAGLEKLRIKLLFGTSSVYVPVLSPEDAQALLLLNETPTMGTLLVSKGLSERLEDAESLDYSKVEVSTVLKGLSGVMVASPLPGGMLLTYGTTGEAEKIRRSLLSSQTEMILDNLTFEKSYKQETQFMKLITEIIIYLQFFVVMVIGVVTVIRTISARRSEISIRSIIGLKEKETRRMFSIEIAAVTLSAAAAGCLAGLIVWWTLKSVFFQGIYTSTLVSTPTVLRVVLMVFSILVAGFLTVRFFTSREDPIAIIER is encoded by the coding sequence TTGAGAATTTTGGTGTATATTCTGGTCGTCGCGCTGGGTGTCGCGGCCAGCATTATCCTCGGTTCGATTTTCCTCTCTTTTGGTGAGACAAGAAACAGGATAACCGCAGTCAATGAAAACTGGATAACCATTCAGTACCTCTCTAATAACGGCAGAGATTCAAGGCTGGACGAGGTTATCGAGAAAACGCTCTCGGAAACCTTTGGCTTTTCCGATGCGATAAAAGTCGATATCGCCTATCTCAGTTACAACCTTTTTGGCAGCGCCAGAGCTAACTTCCCAGTGTACGGGATAAAACAGACGGATATCCCCAGGCTTTTACGAGAGTCTGATACACAGATAGTTCAGGGGACGGTTTTTGAGAAGGGCTCGAGAGATATAATGGTATCCGATTCCTTCTTAAAGGCCGATGGACTGGAAGTCGGCCAGATTTACGAAGAGACGCTTGAGGTGTCCACACCCGGCCAGTATTCTATCGTGGCTTCGTTGAAAGGACCATCGATCTTCGGCCTAGGCTCTGCGGGAATCTCCTCGGGTGGTGGCACTTATGGCTACATGGTCTTCGCCAGAGAAGGTTTTCTCATGGCTGTCGAAAACGAGTTGAAGAACACGCTGGCCGAGTATATGCCGTCTATTACGGTTAACGGACCGGCCTCGTCGATCGACAGGATAAGAGAGCAGTACACCGGTTATTACTCGGGAGTCTTTTTCGTGGATCTAGTAATAGCGCTGGTCTTTACCGTGGGGCTGGCTATGCTCAACTCAGTCAGCTTACGTGAAAGGAGAAAGGAATACGGCGTTATGTCGGCAGTCGGCTATAAAAGTGGAAGCCTTAGGACTCGACTCTTTATAGAGTCTTCGATTCAGGCCGCCTTGGGATGGATCGCAGGTTTCTTAGTTGGTTTATGGGCCATCAAGGTTCTCGAGAAAAGATTTTTCGAACCTGCCGGGCTTTTCCTCAGAAATGATCCCATCGGCTCGCTATACACCCTAATAATCCCGCTGGCCGTGGTGTTGCTGACTCAGTTTCTCATAACCGGTCATCTTAAACGTGATCTCATAAATCTCCTGAGGAGCGCCAGCATGGAAAGGGGGATCTTCAGAAGTCGTTTCAGGGATATACGTACCGGCTGGTTGCGTTATCCGTTGAGAACCGGCGCCTACACGCCCCTTTTTGTGAACGTGATCGTTTTCGTGGCTTTGATTTTTTTCTTCGGCTCCCTTCTTTCCGGTCTCTCCGATGGAATAAGGGATAGTGGAGCATTTTACGAAAATAGGACATATGTGAGAATGCGTACCGGCACGGAATTTCCGACCGATATTGCGTCCTTGTCGGAAGTGAAGACCTTTAGTGCTGGGCTCGAAAAGCTCAGAATAAAGCTTCTCTTTGGCACAAGCAGCGTCTATGTACCGGTTCTCTCACCAGAGGATGCCCAGGCTTTGCTGCTGTTGAACGAAACACCAACAATGGGAACGTTGCTGGTCAGTAAAGGCCTTTCGGAAAGACTTGAAGATGCGGAATCGCTCGATTATTCGAAGGTTGAGGTATCGACGGTATTGAAGGGACTTTCCGGTGTGATGGTTGCCTCGCCACTTCCGGGCGGAATGCTTTTGACCTATGGTACGACAGGAGAGGCTGAAAAGATACGAAGAAGTCTTCTTTCTTCACAGACAGAGATGATCTTGGACAATTTGACGTTCGAAAAATCCTATAAACAGGAGACGCAGTTCATGAAACTGATAACGGAGATCATCATCTATTTGCAGTTCTTCGTTGTAATGGTAATCGGAGTAGTAACTGTGATAAGGACAATAAGCGCCAGGCGATCGGAAATATCTATCAGAAGTATAATCGGACTGAAAGAAAAAGAGACTCGACGGATGTTTTCAATCGAGATCGCTGCGGTGACACTGTCAGCGGCGGCAGCGGGATGTCTTGCCGGCCTGATAGTCTGGTGGACCTTGAAATCGGTATTCTTTCAGGGTATCTATACCTCCACACTTGTAAGCACGCCGACCGTGCTCAGAGTCGTCTTAATGGTTTTCTCGATACTCGTGGCCGGTTTCTTGACCGTCAGGTTCTTTACGAGCCGGGAAGACCCGATAGCGATAATAGAGAGGTAG
- a CDS encoding ABC transporter ATP-binding protein, with the protein MFELKDVALLYETRKQALAALKSTTLKIDWGEEIGIYGPSGSGKSSLLFIMSTLKEPSRGEVKYDGKEITALTPSAKAELRRKEFGFVFQEHFLINHLTVRENVLLPASDKKNARKRLEEIVGFLGLGELQKRFPFELSLGQSQRVAIARALINNPRVVFADEPTASLDRDNGQKVVKLLRSYCKKNSATLIMVSHSPEIIEGFGRRFKVENGQVSEVTANV; encoded by the coding sequence ATGTTCGAACTGAAGGACGTGGCATTGCTTTATGAAACAAGGAAGCAGGCTCTCGCCGCACTTAAATCGACCACATTGAAGATAGATTGGGGAGAAGAGATCGGAATCTACGGTCCTTCCGGATCGGGAAAATCCTCTCTTCTTTTCATAATGAGTACGCTCAAAGAACCCAGTCGCGGAGAGGTGAAATACGACGGCAAGGAGATTACAGCACTCACACCTTCGGCAAAGGCTGAGTTGAGACGCAAAGAGTTCGGGTTCGTTTTTCAGGAGCATTTCCTCATAAACCATCTCACGGTGAGGGAAAATGTTTTGCTTCCAGCAAGCGATAAGAAAAATGCCAGAAAGCGCCTCGAGGAGATAGTAGGTTTCCTCGGACTTGGTGAATTGCAGAAGAGATTTCCCTTCGAGCTTTCTCTTGGCCAGAGTCAGAGAGTGGCTATAGCACGCGCTTTAATCAACAATCCACGAGTAGTTTTCGCAGACGAGCCGACCGCATCGCTTGATAGGGATAATGGCCAAAAAGTCGTGAAGCTGCTTAGATCATACTGCAAGAAAAACAGCGCCACCCTTATAATGGTCTCTCACTCGCCGGAAATTATAGAGGGATTCGGGAGGAGGTTCAAAGTAGAAAACGGTCAGGTGAGTGAGGTAACGGCCAATGTTTAG
- a CDS encoding 5' nucleotidase, NT5C type, translating into MIDMDDVLTNFNLAFLQVAHRMYEEVPVNVEVKVWDFWKSVPNLTLEMEESVWEVIRGTPNFYEGLPAYADHEDLFRLAEIMRAGRHEIYFITSRFPTKGRTVQAQSQRWILEHVGEPGTIIVSSRKGELCQVLGVELAVDDAPHHIENLLDHGINTYIMDWAYNRHIDHRLRVKNLGEFLDCIMD; encoded by the coding sequence ATGATAGATATGGACGACGTATTGACCAACTTCAATCTGGCCTTTTTGCAGGTTGCCCACCGGATGTACGAAGAAGTTCCGGTGAATGTTGAGGTGAAGGTCTGGGATTTCTGGAAGAGTGTACCCAACCTCACACTGGAGATGGAAGAGAGTGTATGGGAAGTGATCCGTGGCACGCCGAACTTCTACGAGGGTCTTCCAGCCTATGCAGACCACGAAGACTTGTTCAGGCTAGCAGAGATTATGAGAGCGGGGAGACACGAGATATATTTCATAACCTCACGCTTCCCGACAAAGGGGCGGACCGTCCAGGCACAGTCCCAGAGATGGATACTTGAACACGTGGGAGAGCCCGGCACGATAATCGTCAGCTCGCGCAAGGGCGAACTCTGCCAGGTCCTGGGAGTAGAACTGGCGGTGGATGACGCGCCTCACCATATCGAAAACCTTCTCGACCACGGAATAAACACCTATATAATGGACTGGGCCTACAACAGACATATCGACCACAGACTACGGGTAAAGAACCTGGGAGAGTTTCTAGATTGTATAATGGATTGA
- a CDS encoding alpha-amylase family glycosyl hydrolase: MKRLVLSMFIAAIFLSLALAVPVWEDQIVYFVMIDRFANGDTSNDDMGFGEAGNDNSRYNGGDIQGLIDRLDYIKELGATAIWITPPIANQWWNPWVSYGGYHGYWARDFKKIDEHFGDLELYREFVDKAHEKGLLVIQDIVPNHVGDYFRFIDGQFELNVDSSPTAAPEQYPFSLNNYETDSEKNIYHWTPDISNFNDQLQKFTYQMSGLDDLNTENPEVIEALKDSYTFWIKEAGIDGFRIDTVIYVPYEFWKEFLEGENGIYQVAKEIGKTGFITFGEAWVRSDPFSDSGEKVIREFFENGMNSMLDFPLNIELRSIFKEGKPTANLTYRLEKRSEYFDPSRMLTFVDNHDMERFLKGGGLANLKQALAFIFTVPGIPVVYYGTEQGFNETRAAMFAGGFQSGDMDHYNSNSELFKYIQELIMLRKNNPVFRYGTLKVLKDDSNGPGIFAYSLEWEGEKVFVIMNTSGERRILANMDTGMEIGEVVKPLYAFNSLFKDYTVESDGNLVITMNPRSVYVGIATEEKKSVTVPDIEFNVDLEDNQKIDSNYTITGNAKGATSARIIFDTRIEDGKDIEIIDGKWFYEWDISKFDPGVHSILFKVYGQTRRDSIYSKDYKVVLDIPEIVLFSGEDPEGDDTGPEGRYVYPTDITFKRQMDLLGVNVRQIGASLVIAMKIKDLTDSWGPQNGFDHVTFQIYIDDPSKKGATFLPFQNASMPEGLDWDYFIFANGWSIIAYSSEDSGSKSFGTAISPTPMVQTNKLTGEVILRIPGETLGRLESFEGLNIYITTWDFDGIEAVYRDIYPQPKGYHFGGGTKEDPYIMDEMLIRLGK; this comes from the coding sequence ATGAAGAGGTTAGTTCTGTCAATGTTCATAGCCGCCATTTTCTTATCTCTGGCTTTAGCAGTGCCTGTATGGGAAGATCAGATCGTGTACTTCGTTATGATCGACAGGTTTGCCAATGGCGATACTTCCAACGATGATATGGGCTTTGGCGAGGCCGGAAACGACAATTCTCGCTACAATGGCGGAGATATCCAGGGACTGATAGACAGGCTGGATTATATAAAAGAACTCGGTGCGACTGCCATATGGATCACCCCACCCATCGCGAACCAGTGGTGGAATCCCTGGGTGAGCTACGGGGGATATCATGGCTACTGGGCGAGGGATTTCAAGAAGATAGATGAACATTTCGGAGATCTGGAGCTTTACAGAGAATTTGTCGACAAAGCCCACGAGAAAGGCTTGCTGGTTATCCAAGATATAGTTCCAAATCATGTCGGCGATTACTTCAGATTCATAGACGGGCAGTTCGAACTCAACGTCGATAGCTCCCCCACAGCTGCCCCGGAGCAGTATCCTTTCTCGCTAAACAATTACGAGACCGACTCGGAGAAGAACATCTACCACTGGACTCCGGATATCTCTAACTTCAACGATCAGCTTCAAAAATTTACATACCAGATGTCGGGACTGGACGACCTCAACACGGAAAACCCCGAAGTGATAGAGGCTCTGAAAGATTCATACACCTTCTGGATAAAAGAAGCCGGTATCGACGGTTTCAGAATAGACACGGTTATCTACGTGCCCTACGAGTTCTGGAAGGAGTTTCTCGAGGGAGAAAACGGGATCTACCAGGTTGCTAAGGAGATAGGCAAAACGGGTTTCATAACTTTTGGAGAAGCCTGGGTCAGGAGCGATCCCTTCAGCGATTCCGGAGAGAAGGTTATACGCGAATTCTTCGAAAACGGTATGAACTCTATGCTGGACTTCCCGCTGAACATAGAGTTGAGGAGCATATTCAAAGAGGGCAAACCCACAGCCAACCTCACATACAGGCTGGAAAAGAGGAGCGAATACTTCGATCCTTCCAGGATGCTCACCTTCGTGGATAACCACGACATGGAGAGATTCCTCAAGGGAGGCGGTCTGGCCAATCTGAAACAAGCGCTGGCATTCATATTCACCGTTCCGGGCATACCCGTGGTTTATTATGGCACTGAACAGGGCTTCAACGAAACACGAGCTGCGATGTTCGCCGGAGGGTTCCAGTCGGGCGATATGGACCATTACAACAGCAACTCGGAGCTTTTCAAATATATACAGGAGCTCATTATGCTCAGGAAGAACAACCCGGTCTTCCGCTACGGAACCCTGAAGGTCTTGAAAGACGATTCCAACGGTCCCGGAATCTTCGCCTACAGCCTCGAGTGGGAGGGTGAAAAGGTGTTCGTCATAATGAACACCTCCGGCGAGCGAAGGATACTGGCAAATATGGATACGGGAATGGAAATAGGCGAAGTGGTCAAACCACTGTACGCCTTCAACTCTTTGTTCAAAGACTATACAGTAGAGAGCGATGGCAATCTGGTGATCACGATGAATCCCCGCTCCGTCTATGTCGGTATCGCCACCGAGGAGAAAAAGAGCGTCACTGTACCGGATATAGAGTTCAATGTCGATCTCGAAGACAATCAGAAGATTGATTCGAACTACACTATTACCGGAAATGCAAAAGGAGCGACTTCGGCCAGAATAATATTCGACACAAGAATAGAAGACGGTAAGGACATAGAGATAATCGACGGAAAATGGTTCTATGAATGGGACATCTCCAAGTTCGATCCCGGTGTTCATTCCATTCTCTTCAAAGTTTACGGGCAGACGAGACGCGATTCCATATACAGTAAGGATTACAAAGTGGTTCTTGACATCCCGGAGATCGTTCTCTTCAGTGGTGAAGATCCCGAAGGCGACGACACAGGACCGGAAGGTAGATACGTTTATCCGACGGATATAACTTTCAAGAGGCAGATGGACCTTCTCGGAGTGAATGTGAGACAGATTGGCGCATCTCTGGTGATTGCTATGAAGATAAAGGATCTGACCGATTCTTGGGGACCCCAGAACGGCTTCGATCATGTAACGTTCCAGATCTATATCGACGACCCGTCAAAAAAGGGAGCTACGTTTCTGCCGTTCCAGAATGCCTCGATGCCGGAGGGACTCGACTGGGATTACTTTATTTTCGCCAACGGCTGGTCGATCATCGCCTACTCCTCTGAGGATAGCGGATCGAAGTCTTTCGGTACGGCAATCTCTCCGACACCAATGGTTCAAACGAATAAGCTCACCGGGGAGGTTATACTGAGAATACCCGGCGAGACGCTAGGAAGGCTGGAGAGTTTTGAAGGTTTGAACATCTATATAACGACCTGGGATTTCGACGGCATAGAGGCAGTTTACAGGGACATTTACCCGCAACCAAAGGGATACCATTTCGGGGGAGGGACAAAAGAGGATCCTTATATAATGGATGAAATGCTCATCAGGCTCGGAAAATGA
- a CDS encoding DUF4258 domain-containing protein, whose product MFFVLIIAVIAVVVAYIVKSFSGDIEETEESEDLEISFHPHAVARMQEREIDPERVMELLRGEGQQVKLAHYNRIKVTDGEVTAIVGKGLRKLEVVTVYWNDGDWEDMEEEM is encoded by the coding sequence ATGTTTTTCGTTCTTATAATCGCGGTAATTGCGGTCGTTGTAGCGTATATCGTAAAGTCTTTCAGTGGAGACATCGAGGAGACGGAAGAATCCGAAGATCTCGAAATATCTTTTCATCCTCATGCGGTGGCCAGAATGCAGGAGAGAGAGATCGACCCTGAAAGAGTGATGGAGCTTTTGAGGGGCGAAGGCCAACAGGTAAAACTGGCGCACTACAACAGGATAAAAGTGACGGACGGGGAAGTAACGGCCATAGTGGGCAAGGGATTGCGAAAGCTCGAAGTCGTAACAGTTTACTGGAACGACGGCGATTGGGAAGATATGGAAGAAGAGATGTAG
- a CDS encoding tetratricopeptide repeat-containing diguanylate cyclase: protein MENLKRDTEDLMKAYVDLPLDDYRKKLDLLNKLTNHMYREGKFLLAAEMARAELPRFEEYRCLELANITNNMIKYCCLAGDYDSSIEYGLKALELFHQFGTADDINDVIANIGGVYIYMVQYEKGLEYTLRALEYAKSKNDREAASFFLNNCGIALNKLGHHDEAIANYEEAISIKLELGKKGELCNSYMNLAQVFLDTGNYSEAFEVLEKARPIAEEIGNLQTLKELSFHMADYYRRKGLFDEALELLSSYVEFHTEAGSLSKIPDALKEMADIHETIGELENALNDYKRLVSINERLYREASSARMVELESSFRVQQKMQEIEMLNSQNHELEEVKILLERRNRELLETQEKLEIANEMLKIQAETDPLTGLLNQKRMYPIIETEIDRALRYGGLLSMVMIDLDDFKKINDIYGHLIGDNVLKAAAAIVKNSIRRSDYAFRYGGEEFLLLLPSTDIENASAMANRLREEISSSLRPRVTLSAGVSTWKGEDATDFIRKTDALLYQAKENGKDRIVKEV from the coding sequence TTGGAAAATTTGAAGCGGGACACTGAAGATCTTATGAAAGCTTACGTGGATCTTCCGCTTGATGACTACAGAAAAAAGCTCGACCTTCTCAATAAACTTACGAACCATATGTACAGAGAGGGCAAGTTTTTGCTCGCGGCCGAAATGGCACGTGCAGAACTTCCTAGATTTGAAGAATACAGGTGTCTTGAACTGGCCAACATCACTAACAACATGATCAAGTATTGCTGTCTCGCCGGTGATTACGATAGCTCGATTGAGTACGGTCTGAAGGCTTTGGAGCTTTTCCACCAGTTCGGTACGGCAGACGATATCAACGATGTGATAGCCAACATAGGTGGAGTCTATATATACATGGTCCAGTACGAAAAGGGCCTGGAGTACACACTGAGAGCCCTCGAATATGCAAAGTCTAAAAACGACAGAGAAGCAGCTTCCTTCTTTCTTAACAACTGCGGAATCGCTCTAAACAAACTTGGACACCACGATGAAGCCATTGCAAATTATGAAGAAGCCATATCGATCAAGCTGGAACTCGGTAAAAAAGGAGAGCTTTGTAACAGTTACATGAATCTGGCGCAGGTCTTTCTGGACACGGGCAATTACAGTGAGGCATTCGAAGTTCTCGAAAAGGCGAGACCTATTGCAGAAGAGATTGGTAATTTACAGACCCTGAAAGAGCTGAGTTTCCACATGGCCGATTATTACAGGAGAAAAGGTCTTTTCGACGAAGCCCTGGAGCTCCTGTCGTCGTATGTTGAATTTCATACAGAGGCCGGGAGTCTCTCCAAGATACCTGACGCTCTGAAGGAAATGGCGGACATTCACGAGACTATCGGTGAACTAGAAAACGCGCTCAACGATTATAAGAGACTGGTTTCAATAAATGAAAGGCTTTACAGGGAGGCCAGCAGTGCGAGAATGGTCGAACTAGAATCGTCCTTCAGAGTACAGCAGAAAATGCAGGAGATCGAAATGCTGAACAGCCAGAATCATGAACTTGAAGAGGTGAAAATCCTTTTAGAGAGACGCAACAGGGAATTGCTGGAAACTCAGGAGAAGCTCGAAATCGCCAACGAGATGCTGAAGATCCAGGCCGAAACCGATCCTCTCACCGGTCTTCTCAATCAAAAGAGAATGTACCCTATCATAGAAACGGAAATTGATAGAGCGCTCAGGTATGGCGGTCTCCTTTCGATGGTTATGATAGATCTGGATGATTTTAAGAAAATAAACGATATTTACGGTCACCTCATCGGAGACAACGTGCTGAAAGCCGCCGCTGCGATCGTAAAAAACTCGATCAGGCGCAGCGATTACGCTTTCAGGTACGGCGGTGAAGAGTTCCTGCTGCTACTACCTTCGACGGACATCGAAAACGCCTCCGCAATGGCCAACAGATTGAGGGAAGAGATATCTTCATCACTGAGGCCACGAGTTACGCTGAGCGCCGGTGTAAGCACCTGGAAGGGTGAAGACGCTACTGACTTCATCAGAAAGACCGACGCGCTACTTTATCAGGCGAAAGAAAATGGCAAGGACCGCATCGTAAAAGAAGTCTGA
- a CDS encoding mechanosensitive ion channel family protein, which yields MVKFFADWLFSLGMENLNIVFANIITGVIIVALAFLSKFLFEKVVIKPIEHFIKKSPNKWDDILVKHHVLGRISLMIPAIVIVSFAPVFPVVEELIKRLSTAYLIFIAAVVIDAILEAITDAYQFLEISRDKPIKSYITVVKIMMYIVISVIVISILTNTSPWGILSGIGALTAILLVIFRDSLLGLVASVQISKNNLVSIGDWIEVPKYQADGDVIDITLTTIRIQNWDKTITTIPSYALISESFKNWKGMFQAGGRRIKRSVFIDTSSIRFLDDELFERLHRIQILQPYLDSKKKEIEEFNRKNNIDMTEPVNGRRMTNIGTFRAYLNAYLRSHPGTNKDLIIMVRQLQPTDAGLPLEVYVFSKDTSWVNYESLQSDIFDHIFAAIPHFGLRVFQNPTGNDMRSLGNIFAAKSIDRE from the coding sequence GTGGTCAAATTCTTTGCCGACTGGCTTTTTTCACTGGGAATGGAGAATTTGAATATCGTGTTTGCCAACATAATCACCGGAGTTATTATCGTGGCTCTGGCCTTTCTTTCGAAATTCCTTTTCGAAAAAGTCGTGATAAAGCCTATAGAGCATTTCATAAAGAAGTCGCCTAACAAATGGGATGACATACTCGTCAAGCATCACGTTCTGGGAAGGATCTCCCTGATGATTCCGGCGATAGTGATAGTCTCTTTCGCGCCCGTTTTCCCCGTGGTGGAGGAGCTTATAAAAAGGCTATCGACGGCCTACCTTATATTCATAGCCGCGGTTGTCATAGATGCGATACTCGAAGCTATAACGGACGCTTACCAGTTTCTGGAAATCTCCAGAGACAAGCCTATCAAGAGTTACATAACGGTAGTCAAGATAATGATGTACATAGTAATAAGCGTCATTGTCATATCCATACTCACAAACACTTCTCCCTGGGGTATTCTCAGCGGTATCGGCGCATTGACGGCGATACTTCTGGTAATTTTCAGAGACTCGCTTCTGGGACTTGTTGCAAGCGTACAGATATCCAAGAACAACCTGGTGAGCATAGGTGACTGGATCGAAGTTCCCAAGTACCAGGCCGACGGCGACGTAATAGATATAACGCTGACGACTATCAGAATTCAAAACTGGGACAAGACTATCACGACGATTCCCTCTTATGCGTTGATTTCCGAGTCTTTCAAAAACTGGAAGGGAATGTTTCAGGCCGGTGGAAGGAGGATAAAACGGTCGGTTTTCATAGATACCTCGAGCATACGCTTTCTAGACGACGAGCTTTTTGAAAGACTCCACAGAATTCAGATTCTGCAACCTTATCTCGACAGCAAGAAGAAAGAAATAGAGGAGTTCAACAGGAAAAACAACATCGACATGACCGAGCCAGTCAACGGCAGAAGAATGACCAACATAGGGACTTTCAGAGCCTACCTGAATGCATATTTGAGAAGCCATCCGGGAACAAACAAAGATTTAATTATCATGGTCAGACAGCTTCAACCTACCGATGCCGGACTTCCACTGGAGGTTTATGTCTTCAGCAAAGATACATCCTGGGTTAACTACGAGTCGTTGCAGTCGGATATCTTCGATCACATATTCGCCGCCATTCCGCACTTTGGCTTAAGGGTTTTCCAGAACCCCACCGGCAACGATATGCGTTCTCTTGGCAATATCTTTGCCGCAAAGAGTATCGATCGCGAGTAA
- a CDS encoding sensor domain-containing diguanylate cyclase → MLVKPVYVSLTMANDSFVKKWLEKEYEGDSTSISNYLSGIKDKYSYSSAFLISANTLNYYNVEGLFKTVSKEDPHDVWYYSFVDENSEFRLDIDTDQANKNLLSPFVNCRIDDSEGNLLGVTGVGLEISGIREIFSYYNRLLDIDAYLIDSHGIVRLHEDEDMILKGSIFDDPELVRYKARILENLEDFDVIEYKNTPFENYLVSRYIAEAGWYLIVTKDTTTLNNSFRKQLLYDIMIITVVLALFTIIALKVISANQKRLSTIAMTDALTGIYNRRALMEILPIELSHGKRLLYPITFVMIDIDGFKKINDLRGHIEGDRVLREFGGILQISIRKQFDSAFRYGGDEFLVCLPDCSREDVNEVIERIRKLSSIKGIVFSTGIQTVDPKNDNFGLLEILSLIDKELYVNKGAKDRSST, encoded by the coding sequence TTGCTGGTAAAACCCGTTTACGTTTCTCTCACGATGGCCAACGATTCCTTTGTTAAGAAGTGGCTTGAAAAAGAATATGAAGGAGACAGTACCAGTATCAGCAACTATCTTTCCGGTATAAAAGATAAGTACTCATACAGTTCGGCTTTTCTGATCTCAGCCAATACTTTGAATTACTACAACGTTGAAGGGCTATTCAAGACAGTTAGCAAGGAAGATCCACACGATGTCTGGTATTATTCTTTTGTGGATGAAAATTCCGAATTTCGGCTGGACATCGATACCGATCAAGCCAATAAAAATCTGCTTTCTCCTTTCGTCAATTGCAGGATCGATGACTCAGAAGGTAACCTCCTCGGAGTAACCGGCGTAGGCCTGGAGATTTCAGGGATACGGGAGATCTTTTCCTATTACAACAGATTGCTGGATATAGATGCTTATCTTATCGATTCACACGGTATCGTGAGACTTCACGAAGACGAAGATATGATACTGAAGGGTAGCATCTTCGACGATCCCGAGCTGGTACGTTACAAAGCCAGAATCCTTGAAAATCTCGAAGATTTCGATGTGATCGAATATAAAAATACGCCCTTCGAAAACTATCTTGTGTCCAGATACATTGCCGAAGCCGGCTGGTATCTTATCGTGACCAAAGATACTACCACTTTGAACAATTCATTTCGTAAGCAATTGTTGTACGATATCATGATAATTACCGTAGTTCTAGCCCTCTTCACGATAATAGCCCTGAAGGTTATTTCAGCCAACCAAAAGAGGCTGAGCACAATCGCCATGACCGATGCCTTAACGGGTATATACAACAGGCGCGCGCTCATGGAAATCCTTCCAATCGAGCTGTCACATGGAAAGAGGCTTCTGTATCCCATAACTTTCGTGATGATAGATATCGACGGATTCAAGAAGATAAATGACCTTCGCGGTCATATCGAAGGTGACAGAGTGCTAAGGGAGTTCGGTGGCATTCTTCAGATAAGTATTCGCAAGCAGTTCGATTCGGCCTTCAGATACGGCGGTGACGAGTTCCTCGTCTGTCTTCCCGATTGCAGCAGAGAAGATGTTAATGAGGTTATCGAAAGAATAAGGAAACTCTCATCGATAAAGGGGATTGTCTTCTCTACAGGCATTCAAACCGTGGATCCGAAAAACGACAATTTTGGTTTACTGGAGATACTTTCGCTGATCGATAAGGAATTGTATGTAAACAAAGGCGCTAAGGACAGATCTTCAACCTAG